The Candidatus Dormiibacterota bacterium nucleotide sequence TGGTCAAGGCGATGAGCTTCGCGCTCTGCACGATCTCGTGCGGGATCTACTACGGGTACAACGTCACCGGCGGGTCCGACGGTGTCGGCCGGGCCGCCGCCAAGACCACGGGCATCTCGATGATCTTCGTGATCATCTTCAACTCCATCTTCACCCAGGTCTTCTGGGGTGTGAACCCGCACACCCCGGTGCCGTAGCGCGGACATGCGTGAAGTGACATCCGAGAGAGTACGCCGATGCAAGTGATCGCCGAGCACCTTCGCAAGCAGTTCGACACCAACGTCGTGCTCGACGACGTCAACCTGAGGATTCCCGAGGGCGAGATCACGATCATCATGGGGCCGTCGGGCACGGGGAAGAGCGTGTTCCTCGCTCACGTCATCGGGCTGCTCATGCCCGACGGCGGCAGCCTCATGGTCGACGGCCGGCCGGTGGCCGACCGCAACATGAAGGAGCTGAACGACATGCGCCGCCGGATGGGCATGCTCTTCCAGGACGGCGCGCTCTTCAGCTCCATCAACCTCTACGACAATGTGGCGCTGCCGCTGCGCAAGCACACCAACCTCAGCGAGGGCCGGATCCGGGAGATCGTCAAGGCGCGTCTCAAGGAGGTGGGGCTGGCCGGGGCGGAGAACCGGATGCCCAGCCAGCTGAGCGGCGGCATGCGCAAGCGCGCGGGGCTGGCCCGGGCCATCGTCCTCGACCCCGAGCTGCTGCTCTTCGACGAGCCGGACTCGGGCCTCGACCCGGTGCGCACCCGGCTGCTCTGCGACCTCATCGAGGACACCTGGAAGGCGAAGGGCGGCACCTACGTCATCGTCTCGCACGACGTCAACGAGGTGGCCAAGACCGGCCACAACATCGCCATCCTCTGGGGCGGGGTGGTCCGGCAGTTCGGGCCGCGCGAGCAGGTCTACGCGTCCGACGACCCGTTTGTTCACCAGTTCATGCACGGGGCCTCCGAGGGCCCGCTCACGATGGACTGAGGGGGGAGATCAGAGCGTGCGTCCGCGTACCATCGGCATCTACACCATCCTCGCCGCCGTGGCCCTCTGCGCGGGGACGATCGGCCTGGCCCGTGTGAACGGCGTGTTCGCCGGCGACTTCCCCTACCACGTGAAGGTGCGCTTCGACGACACCCAGGGCCTGGTGATGGGCAGCCGCGTCTCCATCGCGGGCGTCCCCGCCGGCAAGGTGGAGGCGCTCGAGGTCGACAACCGCAACCATGCCGCGGTGCTCACCCTCGGGGTCACCGAGCGGGTGAGGCCGGTGCTCGACGACACCACCGCCTTCATCCGGCCGCGCGGGCTCGCCGGCGAGAAGTTCGTCGAGCTGCGGCTGGGCACCCAGGGACGGCCCCTCGGCGAGGGCGGATGGCTGCAGGGGAAGGGCAACCCCACCGTCGAGCTGGAGTCGATCGGCGACTCCTTCGACGCCCCGACGCGGGCCGGGCTGAAGAGCTTCCTCGACGAGCTCGGTGTCGGCCTGGTGGGCACCGGCACCACCGCCAACCACGACATCGAGGAGCTGCTCGGCCTCGTCGACAGGGCGCAGGGCCTGGCCACCACCCTGCAGACCCAGAACGACAGCATCGGGTCGGTTGTCGCCAACCTCGACACCGTGATCTCCGCCCTCGACGGCCTGCAGCGGCAGGGGGGCACCCTCGACCAGTTCGCCGGCAACGCCGCCGCGGTGAGCACGGCGGTGGCCGACCGGGATCAGCAGCTGCGCAGCCTCCTCCAGCGGCTGGGAGCGGTGCTCGACGACTTCGGCACCGCGGTGGGCGGGCACCAGGGCCAGTTCCGCGACGCGCTGCAGCGCCTCCCCGGACTGTCGGTCAAGCTGCGGGGCCTCCTCTCCGCGCTCGACCCGACCCTGGCGGCATTCCAGGGCGACATGCCCACCATCCAGCAGCTCCTCCGGCAGGTGGCCGACGGCACCTTCGGACCGTTCCCCGAGGGCAACCGCCTGGCGCTGACCGTCACCGGCTCGCCGGAGGCGATCAGCCCGGCCGCCCCCCAGGGTGCGGCGCTGTCGCAGAGCCAGATCATGCAGTTCCTGACCGGGGGGCGCTGACGATGCGGTTCGACATCAGGCACCTCGCCCAGTTCGTCGTCTTCGCCCTGGGCCTCACCGCGCTCGCCCTCTACATGGCCATGCAGATGAACCACACCGGCTCGCTGTTCGCGTCGCGCTACCAGGTCAGGGCGGAGTTCCGCAACTCCGACATGCTGCTCAACGACCAGGACGTCCGGATCCACGGGGTCCAGGTGGGCAAGGTGACGGGCGTCGACGCCACCCACGACGGCCACGTCATCGTCTCGATGCTCATCGACTCGAAGCAGGCGCCGCTGCACGCCGACGCCTCCGCCCGGGTGCGTCCGTACACGCTGATCGGCGACAAGTACGTCGACGTCGATCCCGGCACCGAGTCGGCGCGGCCGATCCCGGCGGGAGGCATGATCCCCGCCGCCCGGACCAGCGTCCCCATCGAGATCTCGCAGCTCCTCGACATCATCGACGCCGACACCCGCACGAAGATCGACTACCTCCTCCAGGGTGGCGGTGCCGCGCTGCGCGGCCGCGGCTCGACCGTCAACGACCTGCTGGCCAGGCTGCCGCAGCTGGAGAAGACGCTGGCGAGCACGCTGCTCGTCCTCGACTCCCGCTCGCGGTCGATCGACCACCTCCTGGCCACCTCGGACAGCCTGCTGACCAGCCTGGCGCAGAACCACACCCGCCTCGACGCCGCGGTGAACTCGTCCGCACGGCTGGCCGGTGCGCTCGCCGACGACCGCGACGTCATCACCCAGACGGTCGTGCAGGCGGACCGGAGCCTCAACCTCCTCGCCACCGCCATCGCCGGCGAGGGCAGCGACGCGCGGCAGCTGGTCGCGGACGCCCCGGCGCTGCTGGACGAGCTGCAGCGGTTCCTGCACCTTGCCGACGCGGACGTCAACGGAGTCGCGCCCGAGACCGCGCAGATCCGGGGCCTCATCCCGCAGCTGCGCAGCAGCTTCAGCGCGCAGGATGCGAACGGGTACTACCTCCGCGTCTACGACCGGTACGACTGCAGCTCGGTGGTGAGCACGGGTGGCCCGGGTGCCCCTCCCTGCAGCCTCCCCAAGCCGGCGCACTGAGGAGGAGGGAACCGATGGCACCGCACGAGCGCCACTCCAGCCAGACCCACTTCGACGACAGGGCACATCTGACCGTCGCGGGGAAGACCGCCGCCACCGCCTGCTTCGTGGTCGCGTGCTTCGCCGGCATCCTCGCCACCACCCACCTCATCGGCACCCAGCTTCCCCTGGTGCCGGAGTACACGGTCTCCGCGATCCTTGCCGACGCCCAGGACGTCATCCCGGACAGCCAGGTGACCATGAGCGGGGCGACGGCCGGCCGCGTCGACGAGGTGACGCTCACCCCCCAGGGCGCCCGGATCACCATGCGCCTGTTCGACCGGTGGCAGCACATCCACCGCGACGCCACCGCCTCGATCCGGATCAAGAGCCTGCTCGGTGAGCGCTTCGTCAACATCGACCCGGGATCCGTCTTGGAGCCGGAGCTGCCGTCGGGATCGACGCTGGCGAGCAGGGGCACGCTGAGTGTCGAGCTCACCGACGTCCTCAACATGATGGATCCCCACACCCGGAGCGACCTCGGCGTCCTCATCTCCTCCATGGCCACGGGCACGGCGGGGCGAGGCGCGGACATCAACACCGCCATCCGCGACCTGCGCACCCTGGTGACCGACATGGAGCCGGCCACCGGTGCGGTGGCGAAGCGGGCCGCCGACGTCCAGCACCTGGTCGGCGCCGCCGACGGCGTGACCCGTGACCTGGCGGCGCAGCAGGGCGACCTGGCCCGGCTCGTGGACCGGGCCAACAGCGCGGTCCGGTCGCTGAACGACGATCGGGCGCCGCTGCTCACCGTGATCGACCAGGGAGACCGTCTGAGCACCGCGTTCTCCGACATCCTCAACCCCCCGACGCAGGCGGGGATTCGCGACACGCTCAACGCCGCGCCCCCGGCACTGGACCGGGTGACGGGGCTGGGGTCGACCCTGGGCCCGACCGCGGCCCAGGTGCGCCCGGCGGCCCCCAGCCTGACCCAGCTGATCCCCGAGGTGCGCTCGACCTGGGGCTTCACCGACGCCAACGGGCACTGGCTCCGCGTCTTCGCCCTCGGCGGCGGCCCCAACAACCTCACCACCACGTCGAACGGCGATCGCCGGCCCGCGCCGAACACCCCGGTCGGGGGGGAGGGTGACCAGGCCCCCGGCTTCTTCGGCCTCCCCGGGCTGCCCGGCGCTCCCGCATCGGGACCGGCGGGGGCGTCGGCGCGTCCCGGCGCCGTCCCCGACCCGGCTCTCTGGACCCTTCTCTTCGGGGAGATGTGACCGATGCGACGGACCCTCCACTGGCTGACCTTCACCTCCTCCGGACAGGTGGCCGGAACCCTGGCCGCCTTCGCGCTGATCCTCTTCGTCATCGCCGTCGCCGTGGAGGGCTTCGCGAAGTTCGTCGATCAGCGCGGCTACCACGTCCACGTCACCCTCGCGGACGTCAACACCCTCTACGACCACCAGACGGTGAAGCTGAACGGCGTGACCGTGGGGCAGGTCGACGACCTCAGCCCCAACTACGCGGCCCGCGCGGTGGACGTCAATCTCGGGATCACCCCGGACCACGCGCCGCTCCACCGCGGGGCGCGGTTCAGCGTCCACTCCTCGGGGCTGTTCGCCGAGCAGTACGTGAAGATCGTCGACGGGCCCGCCGGCGCCCCGGCGCTTCCCGACGGCGCGGCGATCCCGGTCAGCGAGACCATACCTGCGGTCGGCATCGACACCGTGGTCGACACCCTCGACGCCACCACGCGGGCGGAGATCCGCACCCTGGTCACCCAGGCGAGGACCGGACTCGACGGGCAGTCGGCGGCCGACCTCAACGCCAGCCTCGGCGCCCTCCACCAGGCGGTCGAGGCGCTCGATCCCGCGGTCACCGCCTTCTCGCAGCGCACCGGCGCGATCGACTCGATGATCAGCGACTACGACGCCCTGGGCACCAAGGTCGCCAGCGACCGGGCCGCGCTCACCCGGACGCTCCCGCAGCTGGAGCAGGCCTTCGCGACCCTGGACACCCACCGGGACGAGGTCAGCCAGGCGCTGCAGACCGCGGCGTCGACGATGGTCACGGCGAGCACCGTGGTGACCCAGCGGGTGCCCGAGCTGCGCAGCACCTTCGTCGAGCTGCCGGGGATGCTCCGCGTCGTCGACTCGATGCTCGGGGAGCTCAACCCGCTGCTCGCCCGCATCGAACCGGCGGCTCCGCAGATCCGGCAGCTGCTGGTCGAGCTGCAGCGCAGCTTCGGCGACAGCGACCAGTTCGGCAGCTACCTGCGCGTGCTGCCGCAGTTCGGCGCCGGGTCGATCGAGGAGGGCGTGCCCGGGCAGCGCTTCCCCGATCCCGGCTTCCCGCCGTCGACGAGCCCTCCGTCCGCGCCGCCCGGCGCGTCCCACTCGGCGGCCCCGGCGCCGGGCGCGCGCGATCGCAACGCCGACGCCTGGAAGGAGCTGTTCAAGTGAGCACCACACCCACCGGGACCGGGCCCAGGATCAAGACCACGCTGTACCCCGTCCTCCTCA carries:
- a CDS encoding MlaD family protein; amino-acid sequence: MRRTLHWLTFTSSGQVAGTLAAFALILFVIAVAVEGFAKFVDQRGYHVHVTLADVNTLYDHQTVKLNGVTVGQVDDLSPNYAARAVDVNLGITPDHAPLHRGARFSVHSSGLFAEQYVKIVDGPAGAPALPDGAAIPVSETIPAVGIDTVVDTLDATTRAEIRTLVTQARTGLDGQSAADLNASLGALHQAVEALDPAVTAFSQRTGAIDSMISDYDALGTKVASDRAALTRTLPQLEQAFATLDTHRDEVSQALQTAASTMVTASTVVTQRVPELRSTFVELPGMLRVVDSMLGELNPLLARIEPAAPQIRQLLVELQRSFGDSDQFGSYLRVLPQFGAGSIEEGVPGQRFPDPGFPPSTSPPSAPPGASHSAAPAPGARDRNADAWKELFK
- a CDS encoding MlaD family protein; this encodes MAPHERHSSQTHFDDRAHLTVAGKTAATACFVVACFAGILATTHLIGTQLPLVPEYTVSAILADAQDVIPDSQVTMSGATAGRVDEVTLTPQGARITMRLFDRWQHIHRDATASIRIKSLLGERFVNIDPGSVLEPELPSGSTLASRGTLSVELTDVLNMMDPHTRSDLGVLISSMATGTAGRGADINTAIRDLRTLVTDMEPATGAVAKRAADVQHLVGAADGVTRDLAAQQGDLARLVDRANSAVRSLNDDRAPLLTVIDQGDRLSTAFSDILNPPTQAGIRDTLNAAPPALDRVTGLGSTLGPTAAQVRPAAPSLTQLIPEVRSTWGFTDANGHWLRVFALGGGPNNLTTTSNGDRRPAPNTPVGGEGDQAPGFFGLPGLPGAPASGPAGASARPGAVPDPALWTLLFGEM
- a CDS encoding ATP-binding cassette domain-containing protein produces the protein MQVIAEHLRKQFDTNVVLDDVNLRIPEGEITIIMGPSGTGKSVFLAHVIGLLMPDGGSLMVDGRPVADRNMKELNDMRRRMGMLFQDGALFSSINLYDNVALPLRKHTNLSEGRIREIVKARLKEVGLAGAENRMPSQLSGGMRKRAGLARAIVLDPELLLFDEPDSGLDPVRTRLLCDLIEDTWKAKGGTYVIVSHDVNEVAKTGHNIAILWGGVVRQFGPREQVYASDDPFVHQFMHGASEGPLTMD
- a CDS encoding MlaD family protein, coding for MRFDIRHLAQFVVFALGLTALALYMAMQMNHTGSLFASRYQVRAEFRNSDMLLNDQDVRIHGVQVGKVTGVDATHDGHVIVSMLIDSKQAPLHADASARVRPYTLIGDKYVDVDPGTESARPIPAGGMIPAARTSVPIEISQLLDIIDADTRTKIDYLLQGGGAALRGRGSTVNDLLARLPQLEKTLASTLLVLDSRSRSIDHLLATSDSLLTSLAQNHTRLDAAVNSSARLAGALADDRDVITQTVVQADRSLNLLATAIAGEGSDARQLVADAPALLDELQRFLHLADADVNGVAPETAQIRGLIPQLRSSFSAQDANGYYLRVYDRYDCSSVVSTGGPGAPPCSLPKPAH
- a CDS encoding MlaD family protein, with the protein product MRPRTIGIYTILAAVALCAGTIGLARVNGVFAGDFPYHVKVRFDDTQGLVMGSRVSIAGVPAGKVEALEVDNRNHAAVLTLGVTERVRPVLDDTTAFIRPRGLAGEKFVELRLGTQGRPLGEGGWLQGKGNPTVELESIGDSFDAPTRAGLKSFLDELGVGLVGTGTTANHDIEELLGLVDRAQGLATTLQTQNDSIGSVVANLDTVISALDGLQRQGGTLDQFAGNAAAVSTAVADRDQQLRSLLQRLGAVLDDFGTAVGGHQGQFRDALQRLPGLSVKLRGLLSALDPTLAAFQGDMPTIQQLLRQVADGTFGPFPEGNRLALTVTGSPEAISPAAPQGAALSQSQIMQFLTGGR